One window from the genome of Faecalibacterium sp. HTF-F encodes:
- the pfkA gene encoding 6-phosphofructokinase has translation MEKQIKTIGVLTSGGDAPGMNAAVRAVVRTGLHKGYRMIGIQRGYNGLLNGECFEMNLRSVSNIISAGGTILYTARCLEFKTKEGQDKGAEKCRELGIDALVVIGGDGSYRGARELAHRGIPMIGLPGTIDNDISCTDYTIGYDTAMNTALEMIDKLRDTTQSHDRCSVVEVMGRNAGYIALNVAIASGAMAVLLPEKEFDMQRDILDKIAETQKTGKRHFIIIVAEGVGHAQEIANEIQARTGIDSRATILGHVQRGGSPTLRDRVNASAMGYHAVCLLEQGKYNRIVGMKGEKLVDYPVDEALEMTKTLDPVLLDVCNTISI, from the coding sequence ATGGAAAAGCAGATCAAAACGATTGGTGTGTTGACAAGCGGCGGTGATGCTCCCGGCATGAACGCTGCTGTGCGCGCCGTAGTCCGTACCGGCCTGCATAAGGGTTACCGTATGATCGGCATTCAGCGCGGCTATAACGGCCTGCTGAACGGTGAATGCTTTGAAATGAACCTGCGCAGTGTCTCGAACATCATTTCTGCAGGCGGTACGATCCTTTACACTGCCCGCTGCCTGGAGTTCAAGACCAAGGAAGGTCAGGACAAGGGTGCCGAGAAATGCCGCGAGCTGGGGATCGATGCACTGGTGGTCATTGGCGGTGATGGTTCTTACCGCGGCGCTCGTGAGCTGGCCCACCGCGGCATCCCGATGATCGGCCTGCCCGGCACCATCGATAACGATATTTCCTGCACGGATTATACCATCGGCTACGATACTGCGATGAATACCGCGCTGGAAATGATCGATAAGCTGCGCGACACCACCCAGAGCCATGACCGCTGCAGTGTGGTCGAGGTCATGGGCCGCAATGCCGGTTACATTGCACTGAACGTGGCCATCGCTTCCGGTGCTATGGCTGTTCTGCTGCCGGAGAAAGAGTTCGACATGCAGCGCGATATTCTGGATAAGATCGCAGAGACCCAGAAGACCGGCAAGCGTCATTTCATCATCATCGTGGCCGAGGGCGTCGGCCATGCGCAGGAGATCGCAAACGAGATCCAGGCCCGTACCGGCATTGATTCCCGTGCAACGATTCTGGGTCATGTCCAGCGCGGTGGTTCTCCCACCCTGCGTGACCGCGTGAATGCGTCTGCAATGGGCTATCACGCTGTCTGTCTGCTGGAGCAGGGCAAGTATAACCGTATCGTTGGCATGAAAGGCGAAAAGCTGGTGGACTATCCGGTGGATGAAGCCCTTGAAATGACCAAGACACTTGACCCGGTGCTGCTGGACGTTTGTAACACCATTTCTATCTGA
- a CDS encoding terminase TerL endonuclease subunit, whose amino-acid sequence MTNDSLESIFVYLRFLGYTLSKLPQSMRQKYDEFMREGTLAVMEGTVLDMMEVYDDHDAFIEQSRYDVRCFGYDPYNAKDFVERWARENGEYGIEKVIQGAKTESMTLGELKKLSEQRKLLFDEALMQFAMGNCITLEDTNGNRKLLKQRYDQKIDAVAAMMDAYVSYKVNRDAFE is encoded by the coding sequence ATGACCAACGATTCGCTTGAGAGCATATTCGTCTATCTCCGCTTTCTTGGCTACACCCTCTCGAAGCTGCCGCAGTCCATGCGCCAGAAATATGACGAGTTCATGAGGGAGGGGACGCTGGCCGTGATGGAAGGCACCGTGCTTGACATGATGGAGGTTTACGACGACCATGACGCCTTTATTGAACAGAGCCGGTACGATGTGCGGTGCTTTGGCTACGATCCCTACAATGCAAAGGACTTTGTGGAGCGGTGGGCCAGAGAGAACGGCGAGTACGGCATTGAAAAGGTGATACAGGGCGCAAAGACCGAGAGCATGACGCTGGGTGAGCTGAAGAAGCTGAGTGAACAGAGGAAACTGTTGTTTGACGAAGCACTGATGCAATTTGCCATGGGCAACTGCATTACGCTGGAAGACACAAACGGCAACCGCAAGCTTCTGAAACAGAGGTATGACCAGAAGATCGATGCGGTTGCCGCTATGATGGATGCGTATGTAAGTTACAAGGTGAACCGGGATGCGTTTGAGTGA
- a CDS encoding zinc ribbon domain-containing protein → MWSAKCPKCGAKILLEDANAKVIQCTSCGAQVRVNINVNYNYSKSEHTEHIVDDAKIKQAQNVDRVINLFASPIEERRAKKKAEEERIQREADQAERIRKEQEAKDAEEQRAYEEWASAQHEKHARQAGRAIAKAINYYRANERKILISVVLIVALLACRGVYDSVNQKQEQELAAHQAELARLKDEEIAASHLAMGEVKMPEIEIGMATDYRIVKQDFENAGFINITVEPVPDLTNTTTKRYNAVIEVTVDGVPRMNVGDWYKVDVPIVITYHTVGDTILTPQEEAYSIAQGLLHGKQD, encoded by the coding sequence ATGTGGAGTGCTAAATGCCCTAAATGCGGAGCAAAGATCCTGCTTGAAGATGCCAACGCAAAAGTCATTCAGTGTACGTCCTGCGGAGCACAGGTCCGCGTCAATATCAACGTGAACTATAACTACTCCAAATCAGAGCATACCGAGCATATCGTCGATGATGCAAAAATCAAGCAGGCCCAAAATGTTGATCGTGTCATCAACCTTTTTGCCTCTCCCATCGAGGAGCGCCGCGCCAAAAAGAAGGCGGAAGAAGAGCGTATCCAGCGCGAAGCAGACCAAGCCGAGCGTATCCGCAAAGAGCAGGAGGCAAAAGACGCTGAAGAACAGCGTGCTTACGAAGAATGGGCCTCCGCTCAGCACGAAAAACATGCCCGCCAGGCTGGGCGCGCAATTGCTAAGGCAATCAATTACTATCGTGCCAATGAACGGAAAATCCTCATCAGTGTCGTTCTCATTGTTGCTCTTCTTGCTTGCCGCGGCGTTTACGATTCCGTCAATCAAAAGCAGGAACAGGAACTCGCCGCACATCAGGCCGAGCTTGCCCGCCTGAAGGATGAAGAAATAGCCGCATCGCACCTTGCTATGGGCGAAGTCAAGATGCCTGAAATTGAGATCGGTATGGCCACCGACTACCGTATTGTCAAGCAGGACTTCGAGAATGCCGGTTTCATCAACATCACCGTCGAGCCAGTGCCTGATCTCACCAACACCACGACCAAACGCTATAACGCCGTCATCGAAGTCACCGTAGATGGTGTTCCTCGCATGAATGTCGGCGACTGGTATAAAGTCGATGTCCCTATCGTCATTACATACCACACCGTTGGAGATACCATCCTTACTCCGCAGGAAGAAGCCTATTCCATCGCGCAGGGCCTTCTACACGGTAAACAGGACTAA
- the ligA gene encoding NAD-dependent DNA ligase LigA, protein MDFLELEQAKQRVEELRTIIEKNNRLYYDQDAPELEDFEYDALTRELKALEAQFPQLVTASSPTQKVGGTASSKLPKVTHTVKMESLLDAFSYDELRDFDRRVREAGAEPEYVVEIKIDGLSCSLEYENGELVRASTRGDGVVGEDVTANVRAIRSIPKKLKNAPEFLEVRGEVYMPHGAFQKLCAEQELQGAAPFKNPRNAAAGSLRQKDAKITGSRGLSIFIFNVQQIRGKTLTKHSESLDYLKSLGLPVSPRYHVVHDIEQAIAEIEQIGQNRAKLDFDMDGAVIKVNSFAQRDLMGSTNKFPRWAIAFKYPPEVKETTLRSIEVAVGRTGVLTPTACFDPVFLAGTTVARATLHNEDFIHQFGLCIGDTIQVRKAGDIIPEVIGVTRHAEDAQPYEMPTVCPSCGAPVVHLEDEAALRCVNPECPAQALRNIIHFASRDAMDIEGLGTAVATQLVEKNMVHSAADIYTLTREQLLTLDKFKEKSAENLLSAIERSKQNNLDKLLFGFGIRNIGDKAAALLAEHFGTLQALREATVEKISEIDGFGGVMAQSVVEFFAKEGTTDLVHRLADAGLNMQWKGEPKGDKLAGKTLVVTGTLESLSRNEAEALIVKNGGKASGSVSKKTAYVVAGAAAGSKLTKAQTLGIPVLTEAEFLAMLRDENT, encoded by the coding sequence GTGGATTTCTTGGAGTTGGAACAGGCAAAGCAACGCGTGGAAGAGCTGCGAACGATCATTGAAAAAAATAATCGTCTTTATTATGATCAGGATGCGCCGGAACTGGAAGATTTTGAGTATGATGCCCTGACCCGGGAGCTGAAAGCGCTGGAAGCACAATTTCCACAGCTGGTAACGGCGTCGTCTCCTACGCAGAAGGTGGGCGGTACCGCCAGCAGCAAACTGCCCAAGGTGACCCACACGGTCAAAATGGAGAGCCTTCTGGATGCTTTTTCGTATGATGAACTGCGCGACTTTGACCGCCGTGTGCGCGAAGCAGGCGCAGAGCCGGAGTATGTGGTCGAGATCAAGATCGATGGTCTTTCCTGCAGCTTGGAATATGAGAATGGTGAGCTGGTTCGTGCCTCCACCCGCGGCGATGGCGTAGTAGGCGAAGACGTTACAGCCAATGTCCGTGCCATCCGCAGCATTCCCAAAAAATTGAAGAATGCACCAGAGTTTCTGGAAGTGCGCGGTGAAGTGTATATGCCGCACGGAGCGTTCCAGAAGCTCTGCGCAGAGCAGGAGCTGCAGGGCGCTGCGCCTTTCAAAAATCCGCGCAATGCTGCTGCCGGTTCCCTGCGTCAGAAGGATGCCAAAATAACCGGCAGCCGGGGGCTTTCTATTTTTATTTTTAATGTGCAGCAGATCCGCGGTAAAACCCTCACAAAGCATTCGGAAAGTCTGGACTATCTCAAGAGTCTGGGGTTGCCGGTGTCGCCGCGTTATCATGTGGTGCATGATATTGAGCAGGCCATTGCAGAGATCGAGCAGATCGGGCAGAACCGTGCAAAGCTGGACTTTGATATGGATGGTGCTGTTATAAAAGTGAACAGCTTTGCACAACGTGATTTGATGGGCTCCACCAACAAATTCCCGCGCTGGGCGATCGCTTTCAAGTATCCGCCGGAGGTCAAGGAAACTACGCTGCGCAGCATTGAGGTCGCAGTGGGCCGCACCGGTGTGCTGACGCCGACTGCCTGCTTTGATCCCGTATTTCTGGCAGGTACCACGGTTGCCCGCGCAACGCTGCACAATGAAGATTTTATCCATCAGTTTGGTCTTTGCATCGGCGATACCATTCAGGTGCGCAAGGCTGGCGATATCATCCCGGAAGTGATCGGTGTCACCCGCCATGCAGAGGATGCGCAGCCCTACGAAATGCCAACTGTCTGTCCTTCCTGCGGCGCACCGGTCGTTCATCTGGAAGATGAAGCGGCTCTGCGCTGTGTGAACCCCGAATGTCCGGCACAGGCTCTGCGCAATATCATCCACTTTGCATCCCGGGATGCTATGGATATTGAGGGCCTTGGTACGGCTGTTGCCACTCAGCTGGTGGAAAAGAATATGGTGCATTCTGCTGCGGATATCTACACCCTGACCCGGGAACAGCTTTTGACGCTGGACAAATTCAAGGAGAAAAGTGCGGAGAATCTTTTGAGCGCGATTGAACGCTCCAAGCAGAATAATCTGGATAAGCTTTTGTTCGGTTTTGGCATCCGCAACATTGGTGACAAGGCAGCAGCTCTGCTGGCGGAGCATTTTGGAACATTGCAGGCCCTCCGGGAAGCCACCGTGGAGAAGATCAGCGAGATCGACGGATTTGGCGGCGTGATGGCACAAAGCGTAGTAGAATTTTTTGCAAAAGAAGGCACCACCGATCTTGTGCACCGCTTGGCAGATGCCGGCTTGAACATGCAGTGGAAGGGCGAACCGAAAGGCGATAAGCTGGCAGGAAAAACGCTGGTGGTCACGGGTACGCTGGAATCGCTTTCCCGCAACGAAGCCGAGGCTCTGATCGTGAAAAATGGCGGCAAGGCCAGCGGCTCCGTCTCCAAAAAGACGGCTTACGTTGTGGCGGGTGCTGCGGCGGGTTCCAAGCTGACGAAGGCACAGACACTCGGGATCCCCGTTCTGACCGAGGCAGAATTTCTGGCAATGCTTCGGGATGAAAATACCTGA
- a CDS encoding hydratase yields MIKCSTGGAYYARGEWVPADGNASAALAAKGFDAAAVANAKTGTMAYSILQAHNTSGDADNLKIKFDAMASHDITFVGIIQTARASGLEKFPIPYVLTNCHNSLCAVGGTINEDDHRFGLSAAKKYGGIFVPPHLAVIHQYMREKFAGCGKMILGSDSHTRYGALGTMAIGEGGGELAKQLLGRTYDVARPGVVAIYLTGSLPAGCGPHDVAIALVGKLFKSGYVKNKVMEFVGPGIASLRQDTRNAIDAMTTETTCLSSIWETDETTHRFLAVHGRAADYKKLAPADLAYYDGVVEVDLSAIRPMIALPMHPSNAFTIEELNANLEDILHACEQDVQKLIGRKDVSLDLCSKIENGKLRVDQGVIAGCAGGLYDSIYEAASILKGHTGGCGDYALSVYPGSQPIMMELVRTGVISDLMASGATIRTAFCGPCFGAGDVPANGALSIRHTTRNFPSREGSKPGNGQLSGVALMDARSIAATTANGGILTPATDIDYDPTVPEYQYDPSSYNTRVYQGFGKGDYDALLKLGPNIKDWPEIAPLGENLLLKVASYITDPVTTTDELIPSGETSSFRSNPLGLAEFTLSRKDPEYVGRAKAVQAEEKARRAGEGSAEVLAQLHKVPGCEALTWDDVQIASTIFAVKPGDGSAREQAASCQRVLGAGANIVTEYATKRYRSNLINWGMLPLQLVGATPFGLGDYVFIPNVCEALKGDLQDIKAYVLGDSVKEFSLYMAPLTADERKILADGCLINFYKN; encoded by the coding sequence ATGATCAAGTGCAGCACCGGCGGTGCATACTATGCCCGCGGGGAGTGGGTGCCGGCAGACGGCAATGCATCTGCCGCGCTGGCCGCAAAAGGCTTTGATGCAGCAGCCGTTGCAAACGCAAAGACCGGTACCATGGCTTACAGCATTCTGCAGGCCCATAACACCAGCGGCGATGCCGATAACCTGAAGATCAAGTTTGATGCCATGGCCAGCCATGACATCACCTTTGTTGGCATTATCCAGACAGCCCGCGCATCCGGTCTGGAGAAATTCCCCATTCCATATGTGCTTACCAACTGCCACAACAGCCTGTGCGCTGTGGGCGGCACTATCAACGAGGATGACCACCGCTTTGGACTGTCCGCTGCTAAAAAGTACGGCGGCATCTTTGTGCCCCCGCACCTTGCAGTCATCCATCAGTACATGCGCGAAAAGTTTGCGGGCTGCGGCAAAATGATCCTGGGCTCCGACTCCCACACCCGCTATGGCGCTTTGGGCACCATGGCTATTGGCGAGGGCGGCGGCGAGCTGGCAAAGCAGCTGCTGGGCCGCACCTATGATGTTGCCCGCCCGGGCGTCGTGGCCATCTACCTCACCGGCTCTCTGCCCGCAGGCTGCGGCCCCCACGATGTGGCGATCGCACTGGTGGGCAAGCTGTTCAAGAGCGGCTACGTCAAGAACAAGGTCATGGAGTTCGTTGGCCCCGGCATTGCGTCCCTGCGTCAGGATACCCGCAATGCCATCGATGCGATGACCACCGAGACCACCTGCCTGTCCTCCATCTGGGAGACAGACGAGACCACCCATCGCTTCCTTGCTGTGCACGGCCGCGCTGCCGACTATAAAAAGCTGGCCCCGGCGGATCTGGCCTACTATGACGGCGTGGTGGAAGTGGATCTGTCTGCGATCCGCCCGATGATCGCACTGCCCATGCACCCCTCCAATGCATTCACCATTGAAGAACTGAACGCAAACCTTGAGGATATTCTCCACGCCTGCGAACAGGATGTGCAGAAGCTCATCGGCCGCAAGGACGTCAGCCTTGACCTGTGCAGCAAGATCGAGAACGGAAAGCTGCGTGTGGATCAGGGTGTCATTGCAGGCTGTGCAGGCGGTCTTTACGACAGCATTTATGAGGCAGCCTCCATCCTCAAGGGCCATACCGGCGGCTGCGGCGACTACGCACTCAGCGTGTACCCCGGCAGCCAGCCGATCATGATGGAGCTGGTGCGCACCGGCGTGATCAGCGACCTGATGGCAAGCGGTGCAACCATCCGCACGGCTTTCTGCGGTCCCTGCTTCGGTGCAGGTGATGTGCCCGCAAACGGTGCGCTGTCCATCCGCCATACCACCCGCAACTTCCCAAGCCGTGAGGGCTCCAAGCCTGGCAACGGCCAGCTTTCCGGCGTAGCACTGATGGATGCCCGCAGCATTGCAGCCACCACGGCCAACGGCGGCATCCTGACCCCGGCCACCGACATTGATTACGATCCCACTGTGCCTGAGTATCAGTACGATCCTTCCAGCTACAATACCCGCGTGTATCAGGGCTTTGGCAAAGGCGATTACGATGCACTGCTCAAGCTGGGTCCCAACATCAAGGACTGGCCCGAGATCGCACCGCTGGGCGAGAATCTGCTGCTGAAGGTGGCTTCCTACATCACCGATCCTGTTACCACCACGGACGAGCTCATCCCCTCCGGCGAGACCTCGTCCTTCCGCTCCAATCCGCTGGGTCTGGCAGAGTTCACCCTCAGCCGCAAGGACCCGGAGTACGTGGGCCGCGCCAAGGCTGTGCAGGCTGAGGAAAAGGCCCGCCGTGCAGGCGAGGGCAGCGCTGAGGTGCTGGCTCAGCTGCACAAAGTGCCCGGCTGCGAGGCCCTGACATGGGATGATGTGCAGATCGCATCCACCATCTTTGCCGTCAAACCCGGCGATGGTTCTGCCCGTGAGCAGGCTGCCAGCTGTCAGCGCGTGCTGGGTGCCGGGGCCAACATCGTCACCGAATATGCCACCAAGCGCTACCGCTCCAACCTCATCAACTGGGGTATGCTGCCGCTGCAGCTGGTGGGCGCAACGCCCTTCGGTCTGGGCGATTATGTGTTCATCCCCAACGTCTGCGAAGCTCTCAAGGGCGATCTGCAGGACATCAAGGCCTATGTGCTGGGCGATTCCGTCAAGGAGTTCAGCCTGTACATGGCCCCGCTGACCGCCGATGAGCGCAAGATCCTGGCAGATGGCTGCCTGATCAATTTCTATAAGAACTAA
- a CDS encoding PHP domain-containing protein, giving the protein MPGDLHNHSTCSDGSVPIHRLPLMAARAGLDTMAISDHDTLLSVNYCYEHPVQDGVHLLPAAELTGYDHEHHHRVHLLCYYPDPESRELREHCDILRQRRNECGLQSAKEIEALYPQFRTEQALEYAKDSGVLFKSGIMEALHQLGLCDAVYGRLYSYLFGWEPRGVVLHQVKYPSVQEVLATAKAAGAVVVFAHPTVYKSMPLVRQLAKEGMIDGIEVEHPRNSPEDKAECAALCEQYGLIHTGGTDFHGANHKVPHPVGTCTTEEDQIARILELAHQRRGIDV; this is encoded by the coding sequence ATGCCCGGCGATCTTCACAATCATTCTACCTGTTCCGATGGCTCGGTGCCCATCCACCGTCTGCCGCTCATGGCGGCGCGGGCGGGTCTGGACACCATGGCCATTTCCGACCATGATACCCTGCTCAGTGTGAATTACTGCTATGAGCACCCGGTGCAGGACGGGGTGCATCTGCTCCCGGCGGCTGAACTCACCGGCTACGACCACGAGCATCATCACCGAGTGCACCTGTTGTGCTATTACCCGGATCCGGAAAGCCGGGAGCTGAGGGAGCACTGCGACATCCTGCGCCAGCGCCGCAACGAGTGCGGTCTGCAAAGCGCAAAGGAGATCGAAGCGCTGTATCCGCAGTTCCGCACGGAACAGGCACTGGAATACGCAAAAGACAGCGGTGTACTGTTCAAAAGCGGCATTATGGAGGCACTGCATCAGCTGGGCCTGTGCGATGCCGTATATGGCAGGCTGTACAGTTACCTTTTTGGCTGGGAGCCGCGCGGCGTGGTGTTGCATCAGGTAAAGTATCCTTCGGTGCAGGAGGTGCTTGCCACAGCCAAGGCAGCCGGTGCGGTGGTGGTGTTTGCGCACCCGACCGTTTACAAAAGCATGCCGCTGGTACGCCAGCTTGCCAAAGAGGGAATGATCGATGGCATCGAGGTGGAGCATCCCCGCAACAGCCCGGAGGACAAGGCTGAGTGTGCGGCGCTGTGCGAGCAGTACGGTCTCATCCATACGGGAGGCACCGACTTCCACGGGGCTAACCACAAGGTGCCGCACCCGGTGGGCACCTGCACCACAGAGGAGGATCAGATCGCCCGTATTCTGGAGCTGGCCCACCAGCGCCGTGGAATCGATGTATGA
- a CDS encoding TIGR03905 family TSCPD domain-containing protein yields the protein MSKEFSFPNSGTCSKQTNFVLNDDHTIESMEVIGGCNGNLKGICSIVRGMKAEQVIERFEDVKCGFRSTSCPDQIAKNLKKALAEMN from the coding sequence ATGAGCAAGGAATTCAGCTTCCCGAACAGCGGCACCTGCTCCAAGCAGACCAACTTTGTACTGAACGATGACCACACCATTGAGAGCATGGAAGTCATCGGCGGCTGCAACGGCAACCTGAAGGGCATCTGCAGCATCGTTCGCGGCATGAAGGCCGAACAGGTCATCGAACGCTTTGAGGATGTGAAATGCGGCTTCCGCAGCACCAGCTGCCCGGATCAGATCGCAAAGAACCTGAAAAAGGCTCTGGCTGAAATGAACTGA
- a CDS encoding ATP-dependent Clp protease ATP-binding subunit, producing MSIWEKMGFGGYKGFSHEADRLLRSAVELAGNLGCEKADTSHLLLAILQQDQGAAARFLAGKQICEPEVRRQLAQTRRAPALHLDRHDLAPDLRRTMDYAIIGAQNAHLNRAEPEHLLCAMLEDDGCTAGVLLASMGLQLTEAVRECRQLSGQFVLPYQTRAAAGAPRGSRASDKYCRDLTRRAAERELDPVFCREAELDRMVEILCRRQKNNPCLVGEPGVGKTALAEGLAQRIAGDRVPRALKGRRLLALDMASLVAGTKYRGDFEERFKNLLEELVRDGSAILFVDEFHTIVGAGAAEGAIDAASILKPVLARGELQMIGATTTEEFRTHIQKDAALERRFGKVQVEEPTPAQAVDILSGLAPRYERYHNVKLPQETLQAAVELSVRYLPGRFLPDKAIDLVDEACAAARIRAEREKQPQPVLTPDDIAHVVAQASGVPTERVGEQERERLEKLEQRLNEEIVGQSRAVAAVAGAIRRSRTGLGEPGRPIGAMLFLGPTGVGKTALARALAVSWFGSEKALLKFDMSEYQEQHTAARLLGAPPGYLGHDEGGQLTEAVRRRPYSVVLFDEIEKAHPDIQNILLQILEDGQLTDAMGRKADFRNTIVLLTSNLGARFLAGQSAPLGFAAGSEAVFEKQSAQAVEEAKKWFRPELAGRLDEMIVFRPLADDSLCAIAEKLLCQLEQRAAGSGYQLHHTPQVGRALAAKARSAYGARELRRAVDRAVEQALADRIASGTASTGQHWTADCSSDGSIILREDETVTM from the coding sequence ATGAGCATCTGGGAAAAAATGGGCTTTGGCGGTTACAAAGGCTTTTCGCACGAGGCGGACAGATTGCTGCGCAGTGCAGTGGAGCTTGCCGGGAACCTGGGCTGCGAAAAGGCAGATACCAGCCATCTGCTGCTGGCGATCCTGCAGCAGGATCAGGGCGCAGCAGCGCGGTTTCTGGCAGGCAAACAGATCTGTGAGCCGGAAGTGCGCCGTCAACTGGCTCAGACCCGCCGCGCCCCGGCTCTGCATCTGGACCGCCATGACCTTGCACCGGATCTCAGGCGTACCATGGACTATGCTATCATCGGGGCGCAGAACGCTCACCTGAACCGTGCTGAACCGGAACACTTGCTCTGCGCGATGCTGGAGGATGATGGCTGCACGGCAGGCGTGCTGCTGGCGTCCATGGGGCTGCAGCTCACAGAGGCTGTGAGAGAATGCCGCCAGTTGTCCGGGCAGTTCGTTCTGCCGTACCAGACACGGGCGGCAGCCGGTGCACCACGCGGCAGCCGGGCCAGTGATAAATACTGCCGTGATCTGACCCGCCGCGCCGCAGAACGGGAGCTGGACCCGGTGTTCTGCCGGGAGGCGGAGCTGGACCGCATGGTAGAGATCTTATGCCGCCGTCAGAAAAACAACCCCTGTCTGGTGGGGGAGCCGGGCGTTGGCAAGACGGCGTTGGCAGAGGGCCTTGCCCAGCGCATTGCCGGGGACCGCGTGCCGCGCGCGCTCAAGGGGCGCCGCCTGCTGGCACTGGATATGGCCAGCCTTGTGGCAGGCACAAAATACCGCGGCGATTTTGAAGAGCGATTCAAAAACCTGCTGGAAGAACTGGTCCGGGACGGCAGTGCCATCCTGTTCGTGGACGAATTCCATACCATTGTAGGTGCCGGTGCAGCGGAAGGTGCCATTGATGCAGCCAGCATTTTAAAGCCGGTGCTGGCACGCGGAGAGCTGCAGATGATCGGTGCCACTACCACCGAGGAATTCCGCACCCATATCCAGAAGGATGCTGCATTGGAACGCCGTTTCGGCAAGGTGCAGGTGGAGGAGCCTACGCCTGCACAGGCCGTCGATATCCTCAGCGGTCTGGCCCCGCGCTACGAACGCTATCACAACGTAAAGCTTCCGCAGGAGACCCTGCAGGCGGCAGTGGAACTCTCGGTACGGTATCTGCCGGGGCGTTTTCTGCCGGATAAGGCCATCGACCTTGTGGATGAAGCCTGCGCAGCGGCACGCATCCGTGCGGAACGGGAAAAGCAGCCCCAGCCCGTGCTGACCCCGGATGATATCGCCCATGTAGTGGCACAGGCCAGCGGCGTGCCCACAGAGCGCGTTGGAGAGCAGGAACGGGAACGGCTGGAAAAGCTGGAACAGCGCCTGAACGAGGAGATCGTCGGGCAGAGCCGCGCAGTCGCTGCCGTGGCAGGGGCCATCCGCCGCAGCCGTACCGGCCTTGGGGAGCCGGGAAGGCCCATAGGAGCAATGCTGTTCCTTGGCCCCACCGGCGTTGGCAAAACAGCCCTTGCCAGGGCGCTGGCCGTCAGCTGGTTCGGCAGCGAAAAGGCACTGCTCAAGTTTGACATGTCGGAATATCAGGAGCAGCACACCGCTGCCCGGCTGCTGGGTGCCCCGCCGGGCTATCTGGGCCATGATGAGGGCGGGCAGCTCACCGAGGCCGTGCGCCGCCGCCCCTACAGCGTGGTCCTGTTTGATGAGATCGAAAAAGCCCACCCGGATATCCAGAACATCCTGCTGCAGATCCTGGAGGATGGGCAGCTCACCGATGCCATGGGGCGAAAAGCGGATTTCCGCAACACCATCGTACTGCTCACATCCAACCTTGGCGCGCGCTTTCTGGCAGGTCAGAGCGCTCCGCTGGGCTTTGCTGCGGGCAGTGAAGCCGTATTTGAAAAGCAGTCGGCGCAGGCCGTTGAGGAAGCGAAAAAGTGGTTCCGGCCAGAACTGGCAGGCCGTCTGGATGAAATGATCGTGTTCCGTCCGCTGGCAGATGACAGCCTGTGCGCCATTGCGGAAAAACTGCTCTGCCAGCTGGAACAGCGTGCAGCAGGCAGTGGCTATCAGCTGCACCATACGCCTCAGGTGGGCAGGGCACTGGCGGCAAAGGCACGGTCAGCCTATGGTGCCCGGGAACTGCGCCGCGCCGTGGACAGGGCAGTAGAGCAAGCCCTTGCAGACCGCATTGCCTCCGGCACAGCCAGTACCGGCCAGCACTGGACAGCGGACTGCTCGTCTGATGGCTCTATCATCCTGCGGGAGGATGAAACCGTAACCATGTAA